The nucleotide sequence CCTTCTCGGTGGTGGCCGGGCCCGGCATGCGGCCCGCCCCGCGCGCGGTGATCGACGGCCTCACCCTGCCGCCGGCCGGCACGGAACTCCACCTCAACCCGCTCTACCAGCCGGACGCGGGTGGCGGCTTCACCATCCGCTGGCCCTCGGAGCGCTACGAGGCCGAGTACGCCCGCCTCGTCACCTACCCGCTGCACTCGGAAGGGCCGGAGCGCCTGCGCTTCACCGGGGTGCCGGAGGCGGCGGAATCCGACCGGGTGCGGCGGCGCGAGTTCGTCGACCTGCCGGAGCGCTGGTGATGGAGCCCGTCCGCTGGGGCATCGTCGGCTACGGCTGGGTCGCCCGCGACTACATGGCGCCCGGCATCCGCGAGGCCGGGCACCGGCTGGTCGCGGTCTGCGATCCCGGCGAGGCGGCCCGCGCGGCCGCCGAGGCCGAGGGAGCGCGGGCCTACGCGAACCTCGCCGGCCTGATCGCCGATCCCGAGGTGGAAGCGGTCTACGTCGCGACGCCGAACCATCTCCACCGCGAGGCCGTGGAGGCGCTGGCCGCCGCGGGCAAGGCCGTGCTCTGCGAGAAGCCGATGGCGGCCTCGCTCAGCGACGCCGAGGCGATGGCGGCGGCCGTCCAGGCCCACGGCATCTTCTACGGCACCGCCTTCGACCAGCGCCACCACCCGGCCCACCGCCTGATGCGGGACGCGGTCCGGACCGGACGCCTCGGCACCGTGACGGCTTTGCGCATCGTCTACGCCTGCTGGCTGCACCGGGACTGGGCGCCGCAGGCAGGCCACGACAACTGGCGCATCGATCCGGCCCGGGCCGGGGGCGGCGCGCTGATCGACCTCGCGCCGCACGGGCTCGACCTCGTGGATTTCCTGCTGGACGAGTCGATCCGCGAGATCGCCGCCCTCACGCAGGCGCGCGCGCAGGATTACAGCGTGGACGACGGCGCCCTGCTGATCGGCCGCACGGAGAGCGGCGTGCTGGCGAGTCTCAACGTCGCCTACAATTGCCCGGACGCGCTGCCGCGCCGCCGCCTGGAGGTGGTCGGCACGCGCGGCCAGATGGTCGCCGAGAACACGATGGGGCAGGTGGCCGGCGGCCGCCTCACGTTCATCGACGGTGCATCGGGCGCGGCCCAGGATGTCGCCTTCGACAGGGACGCCTCGCCCTTCACCGAGCAGGTGCGCGCCTTCGGCTCGGCGCTGCGCCGCCCGGCGGAGCGCGAGGCCTACGCGGCGGCGCGGGATCTCCACACGATGCGGCTCGTCGTGGGCGCCTACGCGAGCGACCGGGGTGGGGGCGGGAGGTTCGAACCGTGATGCACGCCGACCTTCACCTCAGCGCCGTGCTTCCGGATCATCACCTTGAAGATCGCGGCCTCCCCTCTCCCCGTGCGCGGGGAGAGGGCTCCGGCGACCTGGTCGTCGCCGGAGCGAGCCGGCGCATCGATCCTGAAGGGATCGACGCGGGGGTGAGGGGGCTTCGACGGAAGAGGCTTATCCGGACAAGCCCCCTCACCGCCGCTGCGGCTTCGCCTCCGCTTCCTGTCTGCACGACGGGGTGCAGACAGGCCTCTTCCCGCGCGGGGAGAGGGGGGAGCCGCGCCAGCCGCCCTGATCAACCGCGTTTGTCCTGAGGTGCATCCATGACGACCCCCAGCCAACAGGACCAGGACGCCCGCGCCCGCCACGCCCGCATCAAGGCGCCGCGGCCCTACAGCTACGGCGCCCCGCGCCGGATCGAGGGCCTGCCCGAGCGCCTGCCCGACCCCGTGCGGGCCTATCTCGACGTGCTGCCCCCGGGCCGCGTCGTCGGCTTCAACCTCGCGCCCCTCGACCGCACCGGCGTGCCGGTCTGGTTCGTCTCGCTCTTCCTCGACGATCCCTTCTTCGTCGGCGCGATGCCGTCCGGCATCGGCTACGGCGCCACCGACGACGAGGCGCTGATCGGCGCGGTCGCCGAGATCGCCGAGAACCTGATGCCGTCGCTCGCCGTCATGCCGCGCAAGAAGGAGCGCGGCTCCTACAACGACCTCGTCCGGGTGTTCGGCCCGAAATCCGTCGCCGACCCGCTGACGCTCTGCCTGCCGGCGGGCTCGCCCGTGGGGCGCGACACGGTGCTCGAATGGACCCCGGCCACCCGCCGCGGCACGGGCGAGACCGTGCTGATGCCCCTCGACGTCGCGGCGACCGACTATTTCGAATTGTCGGAGGGCTACACGCCCTTCACCAACCTGATCACCAACGGCCTCGGCGCCGGCCCGGACGTGGACTTCGCCCTCGGGCACGGCGTGCTGGAACTGCTGCAGCGCGACGGCAACGGCCTCTTGTTCCGCGCCCTCGACCAGGGCGTGATGCTCGATTTCGAAGGTGGCATCTCGGACGAGAACGCCGCCATGCTGGCGCGGCTGGAGAGCCTCGGCATCCGGGCACTGCCGAAATTCGCCACCGACCAGTTCGGCCTGACCAACCTCTACGTGGTCGGCTACGACAGCAATCTCGCCGACGCCCCGACCCCGATCGCGCTCTCGGCCTGCGGCGAGGCCTGCGACCCGGACCGCGACCGGGCCCTGCGCAAGGCGCTGCTCGAATTCCAGGCCGCGCGGGTGCGCAAGAGCTTCGGCCACGGGCCCCTCGACTTCGCGCGGCGCATCACGCCTCCGGGCTACGTCGATGCCTTCATCCAGAAGGCCCTGCCGAGCCTCGACCTGGAGGAGAGCCGGGCGCTCAAGGCCATGCTCGACTGGATCGTGCTGCCGCCGGAGGGCCTGCACGGCGTGCTCGCCGGCACGGTCTATTCCGAGCGCTCCACCAAGCGCTTCTCGGAACTGCCGACCCAGGAGGCCGCCGACGGCCACGCCCGCGGCAGGATCGCCTGCGACCGGCTGGAGCAGGCCGGCTTCGACGTGCTCTACGTCGATTGCTCGCCGCCCGGCGGAGGCGTGGGCGTCGCCAAGGCGATCGTGCCCGGTCTCGAGGTCGAGACCATGAGCTACTACCGGATCGGCGAGCGCAACACCCGCAAGCTCCTCGAGCGCGAGCACCCGCTGATCCGCTTCGGCGAGGCCAGCGAGACCCTGCGGCCGGTGCGGCTGACCCCGGAGGCGATCGAGCGCTTCGGCGGCCAGCCGCTCTTCGACACCGCGCTCGCCGAGGAGATCGTCGGCAGCCACTACCCGCTCTACCGCGAGCCGGAATCGCACCACGCGCCCTTCCGGCTGGAGCAGCGGGGGCGCGCCGCATGAGCCTGCGCTTCGCCTACAACACCAATGGCGCCGCCAACCACCGGCTCGACGACGCCCTGCGCCTCATCAAGGCGGCGGGCTACGACGGCGTGGCGCTGACGCTCGACATCCACCACCTCGACCCCTTCGCCGAGAACTGGGCGGCGGAGGCCGGCCGCGTGTCGAGCCTTCTGCAAAAGCTCGAACTCGGCTCGGTGATCGAGACCGGGGCCCGCTTCCTGCTCGATCCCACCGCCAAGCACGAGCCGACACTCGTGACGGCCGACGCCGCGGGCCGCGCCCGGCGCGTCGGCTTCCTGAAGCGGGCCATCGATATCGGGGCGATGCTGCATTCCGAGGCGATCTCGTTCTGGGCCGGCGTGCCAAAGCCCGGCGTCGACCACGACGAGGCCCGGCGCTGGCTCGCCGAGGGGCTCCACGAGGTCGTAGCCTACGCGGCCGAGCGGGGCGTCGTGCCCTGCCTGGAGCCCGAGCCCGGCATGCTCGTCGAGACGCTCGACGACTACGCCGCCCTGCGGATCGACGGCTTGCGCCTCGCCCTCGACACCGGCCACTGCCTCGTCACCGGCGAGCGCGAGCCGGCAGCAGCCGTGCACGAATTCGCCGACCGGATCGGCACCGTGGCGATCGAGGACATGGCCCGCGGAATCCACATCCATCTGCCCTTCGGCGAGGGCGACATGGACGTGCCGGGCGTGCTGAACGCGCTGGAGGCGGTGGGCTACGACAAGCTGATCTGCGTCGAGCTGTCCCGGGAGAGCCACCGGGCGGACCGGATGATCCCCGAGGCGCTCGAATACCTGCGCGCCTGCCGGGGCCCCGGCGCCGATCTGCCGGTGCAGGAGACCCGCCCGCAATGAGGATCTGCTTCGTCAGCCGCCGCTACTTCCCGGCGATCTCCGGCATGAGCGTCTACGCGCAGAACCTGCTGCGCGAATTGGTGCAGGCCGGCCACGACATCACGATGATCTCGCAATACCGGGGCGACGCCTTCGGCACCCGCGTCTACGGCGGCGGCCCGCCCCCGCCGGTGCCGGGCGTGCGGGTGATCGGCCTCGAACAGCTCGGCGAGCAGGAGAGCGGCGATTTCGAGCGCGACATCGCCACGATGGTCGAGACGATCTGTGCCGAGCACGCGAGAAAGCCCTTCGACGTGCTGCACGCGCAGTACGGCTACCCGACCGGCTGGGCGACGCTTCTCGCCTCCAAGCGCCTCGGCCTGCCGAACGTGGTCTCGATCCAGGGCGGCGACGGCCACTGGGTCGGCTCCTGCTGCGAGACCCATCGGGTCGCGATGTGCGAGGTGCTGGCCCACGCCAACGCCCTGCTCATCGGCGGCCAGTCCTTCGTGGCCGAGGTCTGCGACCGGCTGGGCTCGGATCCGGCCCGCTTCACCATCGTGCCGGGCGCGGTCGACACCGCGCGCTTCGCGCAAGGGACCGGCGACGGGCTGCCGGCCGCCCATGACGGGCCGGTGCGCCTGTTCTACCACGGCCGCGTCGACCGCCGGAAAGGCGTGCTCGACTTCATCGAGGCGCTGGCGCTGCTCCGCGAGCAGGACACGCGCTTCGCCGCGGTGATCTCCGGCATCGGGCCGGACGTCGATCCGGCCAGGGAGCTGGCCCAGCGCCTGGGATTCTCCGAGGACGCGATCCGCTTCACCGGCTACGCCGACTACGCCACGGTGCCGGACCTCTACCGGGCGGCCGACGTCTTCGTCTCGCCGACCTACGCTGAGGGCTTCTCGAACACGATCCTGGAGGCGATGGCGGCGGGGCTGGCCTGCGTCTCCACCCACTCGGTCGGCGTCTCGGACTGCCTGCGCGACGAGGAGAACGGACTCCTCGTGGACCCCGGCGACGTGCCGGCGCTCGCCCGCGCCCTCACCCGGATCGTGGAGGACGACGCGCTGCGCCGCCGCATCGCCGAGGCCGGCCTGGAGGAGTGCCGCCGGGTCTACTCGTGGAGCGCGGTCGGCCGGCAGATCATGGAGGTCTACGCCGCGGTGAGGTCGGAAGCGCCGCACACGGACTTCTCCGAGACGCTGCCGCACGATCCGGCCTGCCGCTTCCGCGCCGAGCCGCACTTGCTCTGACCGCGCGAGACCGTTCTCCCCTTGCCCACAGCGCTCGCCCTCTCGCCCCATCTCGACGACGCAGCCTTCTCGTGCGGCGGCACGCTGAATCGGCTCGCCACGAACGGCTGGCGGGTGGTGATGGCGACGGTGTTCACCGCCTCGGTGCCGGAGCCGCAGGGCTTCGCGCTGGCCTGCCAGCTCGACAAGGGCCTCGGTCCCAAGATCGACTACATGGCGCTCCGCCGGGCGGAGGACGCGGAAGCCGCGCGCCAGCTTGGGCTCGCCCCGCCCCTGCACCTGCCCTTCCGCGAGGCGCCGCACCGGGGCTACGGCTCGGCGCCGGAACTGTTCGAGGCGCCGCGGGCCGACGACCGCATCGCCGACGCGCTCGCCCCCGCCCTGGCGGCGCTGATCGCCGAGACCGCGCCGGACGTGCTGCTCGCCCCCCAGGCGATCGGCGGGCATGTCGATCATGTCCGGATGGTCGAGGCCCTGCGCGGGCCAGGCCCCGCCCTGCAGGAGCCGGGCTTCGCCCTGCCGGTCCTGTGGTGGCGCGACTTC is from Methylobacterium radiodurans and encodes:
- a CDS encoding Gfo/Idh/MocA family protein; this encodes MEPVRWGIVGYGWVARDYMAPGIREAGHRLVAVCDPGEAARAAAEAEGARAYANLAGLIADPEVEAVYVATPNHLHREAVEALAAAGKAVLCEKPMAASLSDAEAMAAAVQAHGIFYGTAFDQRHHPAHRLMRDAVRTGRLGTVTALRIVYACWLHRDWAPQAGHDNWRIDPARAGGGALIDLAPHGLDLVDFLLDESIREIAALTQARAQDYSVDDGALLIGRTESGVLASLNVAYNCPDALPRRRLEVVGTRGQMVAENTMGQVAGGRLTFIDGASGAAQDVAFDRDASPFTEQVRAFGSALRRPAEREAYAAARDLHTMRLVVGAYASDRGGGGRFEP
- a CDS encoding YcaO-like family protein — encoded protein: MTTPSQQDQDARARHARIKAPRPYSYGAPRRIEGLPERLPDPVRAYLDVLPPGRVVGFNLAPLDRTGVPVWFVSLFLDDPFFVGAMPSGIGYGATDDEALIGAVAEIAENLMPSLAVMPRKKERGSYNDLVRVFGPKSVADPLTLCLPAGSPVGRDTVLEWTPATRRGTGETVLMPLDVAATDYFELSEGYTPFTNLITNGLGAGPDVDFALGHGVLELLQRDGNGLLFRALDQGVMLDFEGGISDENAAMLARLESLGIRALPKFATDQFGLTNLYVVGYDSNLADAPTPIALSACGEACDPDRDRALRKALLEFQAARVRKSFGHGPLDFARRITPPGYVDAFIQKALPSLDLEESRALKAMLDWIVLPPEGLHGVLAGTVYSERSTKRFSELPTQEAADGHARGRIACDRLEQAGFDVLYVDCSPPGGGVGVAKAIVPGLEVETMSYYRIGERNTRKLLEREHPLIRFGEASETLRPVRLTPEAIERFGGQPLFDTALAEEIVGSHYPLYREPESHHAPFRLEQRGRAA
- a CDS encoding sugar phosphate isomerase/epimerase family protein — its product is MSLRFAYNTNGAANHRLDDALRLIKAAGYDGVALTLDIHHLDPFAENWAAEAGRVSSLLQKLELGSVIETGARFLLDPTAKHEPTLVTADAAGRARRVGFLKRAIDIGAMLHSEAISFWAGVPKPGVDHDEARRWLAEGLHEVVAYAAERGVVPCLEPEPGMLVETLDDYAALRIDGLRLALDTGHCLVTGEREPAAAVHEFADRIGTVAIEDMARGIHIHLPFGEGDMDVPGVLNALEAVGYDKLICVELSRESHRADRMIPEALEYLRACRGPGADLPVQETRPQ
- a CDS encoding glycosyltransferase family 4 protein, yielding MRICFVSRRYFPAISGMSVYAQNLLRELVQAGHDITMISQYRGDAFGTRVYGGGPPPPVPGVRVIGLEQLGEQESGDFERDIATMVETICAEHARKPFDVLHAQYGYPTGWATLLASKRLGLPNVVSIQGGDGHWVGSCCETHRVAMCEVLAHANALLIGGQSFVAEVCDRLGSDPARFTIVPGAVDTARFAQGTGDGLPAAHDGPVRLFYHGRVDRRKGVLDFIEALALLREQDTRFAAVISGIGPDVDPARELAQRLGFSEDAIRFTGYADYATVPDLYRAADVFVSPTYAEGFSNTILEAMAAGLACVSTHSVGVSDCLRDEENGLLVDPGDVPALARALTRIVEDDALRRRIAEAGLEECRRVYSWSAVGRQIMEVYAAVRSEAPHTDFSETLPHDPACRFRAEPHLL
- a CDS encoding PIG-L deacetylase family protein, which translates into the protein MPTALALSPHLDDAAFSCGGTLNRLATNGWRVVMATVFTASVPEPQGFALACQLDKGLGPKIDYMALRRAEDAEAARQLGLAPPLHLPFREAPHRGYGSAPELFEAPRADDRIADALAPALAALIAETAPDVLLAPQAIGGHVDHVRMVEALRGPGPALQEPGFALPVLWWRDFPYTVRTAEPKQPLAPLFAGLPEITITFASEGEAAKLRACAAYASQIGFQFGGPAGLEARLAQEEGRERFRLSGTLPPTLAALCAAAV